A genome region from Sebastes umbrosus isolate fSebUmb1 chromosome 22, fSebUmb1.pri, whole genome shotgun sequence includes the following:
- the man2b2 gene encoding epididymis-specific alpha-mannosidase isoform X2: MRFLAVFVFFLCCCYSAGENKPIQTFVIPHSHMDVGWVYTIQESMHAYAANVYTSVTEELSKDEDRRFIAVEQEFFRLWWDTVATDSHKKQVRQLVKEGRLEFVLGGQVMHDEAVTDLDDEILQMSEGHGFLYETFGVRPQFSWHVDPFGASATTPVLFALAGFNAHLISRIDYDLKDTMQKNKKLQFVWRGSPSLKEKQQIFTHTMDQFSYCTPSHLPFSNSSGFYWNGVALFPDPPKNGVYPNMSLPVTKETVHAYAKTMVENIKQRAAWFRTNNVLWPWGCDKQFYNSSVQFNNMDPLMKFINQNSKEFGVTVQYATLSEYFQTIHQSNLVWDLRGSEDFLPYSTEPHQAWTGFYASRNVLKGVARQASSQLHAAETLFTRYRISFPDGPVAKDWALDKLKALRWAVSEVQHHDGITGTESPKVADMYLQHLMQAMMGVEELLAALFLLPHNLDIPSILGSRYRRKGVHQALEQHVIVYNPLAWNTTTIINLTVTFPTAAVFDDDGRPVPAQIQRSAQSNATYDLFITVELGGLQHRKYLIKFSEKRCSERSKCGWTYEAKGVSFERRNARDSLKTGRRLLPVLSECYKLMFDQDTNLLHSITHLQEKRRVRMTQDFWEYHANGDVKAGPISDNYIFSANGSAVRAYEAVEMEIIPGKIVTEIRQLFYREESDKDYTYSITTRVPECFGSRPRCLRLEQTYWLGPLHMNTEVVLRTSSSLKNNRTLYTDDNGYQMMKRTYRKFTDNTLARNYYPMVRAAYIEDDLSRLVFVSDRAHGVSSQANGQLEVMLHRRLWNNLPWSLGYNLTLNDSSVVRPTLWMMLGSISATSRLYQREAIELQHRPVIMPIDQPQRPWQEKEPRGSSPVRLVVLPPNLHLLSLSIPGWNYSSDHDVHLSHINSGKDLHSEPDYDRVLLRIMHLFEEGEDPELSKPVTINLKDVLRGIGEVKELEERSLTGTWNITSLQRWKWKTADDKRCRSGRDEAFTVTISPKEIRTFFVHFASRNF; the protein is encoded by the exons ATGAGATTTTTAgcagtttttgtgttttttctctgctgctgttactCAGCAGGAGAAAACAAGCCAATCCAAACATTTGTAATTCCCCACAGTCACATGGATGTTGGCTGGGTGTACACTATTCAG GAGAGTATGCATGCTTATGCAGCCAATGTGTACACCAGTGTGACTGAGGAGCTGTCAAAGGATGAAGACCGCAGGTTCATCGCTGTGGAGCAGGAGTTCTTTCGACTGTGGTGGGATACCGTGGCCACAGACTCCCATAAGAAACAA GTACGACAGCTTGTGAAAGAGGGTCGACTTGAGTTCGTCCTCGGGGGCCAAGTGATGCACGACGAGGCTGTGACCGATCTAGACGACGAGATACTACAAATGTCAG AGGGACACGGTTTCCTCTACGAGACGTTCGGGGTGCGTCCTCAGTTTTCCTGGCACGTGGATCCATTTGGAGCCTCGGCGACCACGCCAGTGCTCTTTGCCCTGGCTGGGTTCAACGCCCACCTCATCTCCCGCATTGACTACGACCTCAAAGACACCATGCAGAAAAACAAG AAACTACAGTTTGTATGGAGAGGTTCTCCCTCTCTGAAAGAGAAGCAGCAGATCTTCACTCACACTATGGACCAGTTTAGCTATTGCACCCCATCCCACCTGCCATTCTCCAACAG CTCTGGTTTCTATTGGAACGGGGTTGCCTTATTCCCCGATCCCCCTAAAAACGGAGTTTACCCCAACATGAGCCTGCCCGTCACCAAGGAGACCGTACATGCCTACGCCAAGACTATGGTGGAGAACATCAAGCAGAGGGCTGCATGGTTTAGGACGAACAATGTGCTCTGGCCATGG GGCTGCGACAAACAGTTCTACAACTCATCCGTGCAGTTCAACAACATGGATCCTCTAATGAAGTTCATCAACCAAAACAGCAAAGAGTTCGGGGTGACGGTCCAGTACGCCACTCTTAGTGAATACTTCCAAACCATCCACCAATCAAATCTGGTCTGGGATCTCCGTGGGAGTGAAGATTTCCTACCATATTCAACTG AACCGCACCAGGCGTGGACAGGGTTTTACGCCTCCAGGAATGTCCTGAAAGGAGTGGCGCGACAGGCCAGCTCCCAGCTGCACGCAGCGGAGACTCTTTTCACCCGGTATCGAATCAGCTTCCCTGACGGACCTGTAGCGAAAGACTGGGCCCTGGATAAACTGAAGGCGCTTCGCTGGGCTGTCTCAGAG GTTCAGCACCACGATGGTATCACTGGTACCGAGTCTCCCAAGGTGGCGGACATGTACCTGCAGCATCTCATGCAGGCCATGATGGGAGTGGAGGAGCTCCTGGCTGCGCTCTTCCTGCTGCCCCACAACCTCGACATACCCAGCATCCTCGGCAGCCGCTACCGCAGGAAAG GTGTTCATCAGGCTTTGGAGCAACATGTCATCGTTTACAACCCATTAGCGTGgaacaccaccaccatcatcaaccTCACTGTAACCTTCCCCACTGCAGCCGTGTTTGATGATGACGGACGACCTGTACCTGcacag ATCCAGAGGTCGGCACAGTCCAATGCGACCTACGATCTTTTCATCACGGTGGAACTCGGAGGCCTTCAGCACAGGAAATACCTGATTAAGTTCTCTGAGAAGCGATGCTCGGAGAGGTCCAAGTGTGGCTGGACGTACGAAGCTAAAGGGGTTTCGTTTGAGAGACGTAACGCCCGGGACTCACTGAAAACAGGGAGGAGGCTCCTGCCTGTTCTGAGCGAATGTTACAAGCTGATGTTTGACCAGGATACAAATCTACTGCACAGCATCACTCATCT TCAAGAAAAAAGGAGAGTGAGGATGACGCAGGATTTCTGGGAATACCACGCAAACGGAGACGTAAAAGCAGGACCCATCTCTGATAACTACATCTTCAGCGCTAACGGGTCAGCTGTGCGAGCCTACGAGGCCGTGGAGATGGAGATCATCCCCGGGAAGATTGTGACTGAGATCAGGCAGCTCTTCTACAG AGAGGAAAGTGATAAAGACTACACTTACTCCATCACCACCCGAGTCCCAGAATGCTTTGGAAGCAGACCGCGGTGTCTGAGGCTGGAGCAGACGTATTGGCTGGGCCCCCTCCATATGAACACAGAGGTCGTCCTCAGGACCAGCTCCTCCTTGAAGAACAACAGGACCCTGTACACAGATGACAACGGCTATCAGATGATGAAGAGGACATACAGGAAGTTCACTGATAACACTTTAGCTAGA AACTACTACCCCATGGTCCGGGCAGCCTACATCGAGGATGACCTCAGCAGACTGGTGTTCGTCAGCGACAGAGCTCACGGCGTGTCCAGCCAAGCCAATGGACAGCTAGAG GTTATGCTCCATCGCCGTCTTTGGAACAACCTACCCTGGAGCCTCGGCTACAACCTGACCCTCAACGACAGCTCGGTGGTGAGGCCCACACTGTGGATGATGCTGGGCTCCATCAGCGCCACCTCCAGGCTCTACCAGAGGGAGGCAATAGAGCTGCAGCACAGACCCGTCATCATGCCCATAGACCAACCTC AGAGGCCCTGGCAGGAGAAGGAACCCAGAGGAAGTTCTCCCGTGCGTTTGGTGGTCTTGCCGCCCAACCTCCACCTGCTCAGCCTCAGTATCCCCGGATGGAACTACAGCTCTGATCACGACGTTCACCTCAGCCACATAAACTCAG GTAAGGACTTGCACTCGGAGCCAGACTACGATCGAGTCCTGTTGAGAATCATGCATCTCTTCGAGGAGGGAGAAGACCCCGAGCTTTCAAAGCCAGTCACCATAAACTTGAAG GATGTTCTGCGGGGCATCGGGGAAGTAAAAGAGCTGGAGGAGCGTTCTCTCACAGGAACCTGGAATATCACCAGTCTGCAGAGGTGGAAGTGGAAAACTGCAGAT GACAAAAGGTGTCGGAGTGGCAGAGATGAAGCTTTCACTGTGACCATCTCGCCCAAAGAGATCAGGACCTTCTTCGTTCATTTTGCCTCCAGGAACTTTTAG
- the man2b2 gene encoding epididymis-specific alpha-mannosidase isoform X1, with protein sequence MRFLAVFVFFLCCCYSAGENKPIQTFVIPHSHMDVGWVYTIQESMHAYAANVYTSVTEELSKDEDRRFIAVEQEFFRLWWDTVATDSHKKQVRQLVKEGRLEFVLGGQVMHDEAVTDLDDEILQMSEGHGFLYETFGVRPQFSWHVDPFGASATTPVLFALAGFNAHLISRIDYDLKDTMQKNKKLQFVWRGSPSLKEKQQIFTHTMDQFSYCTPSHLPFSNSSGFYWNGVALFPDPPKNGVYPNMSLPVTKETVHAYAKTMVENIKQRAAWFRTNNVLWPWGCDKQFYNSSVQFNNMDPLMKFINQNSKEFGVTVQYATLSEYFQTIHQSNLVWDLRGSEDFLPYSTEPHQAWTGFYASRNVLKGVARQASSQLHAAETLFTRYRISFPDGPVAKDWALDKLKALRWAVSEVQHHDGITGTESPKVADMYLQHLMQAMMGVEELLAALFLLPHNLDIPSILGSRYRRKGVHQALEQHVIVYNPLAWNTTTIINLTVTFPTAAVFDDDGRPVPAQIQRSAQSNATYDLFITVELGGLQHRKYLIKFSEKRCSERSKCGWTYEAKGVSFERRNARDSLKTGRRLLPVLSECYKLMFDQDTNLLHSITHLQEKRRVRMTQDFWEYHANGDVKAGPISDNYIFSANGSAVRAYEAVEMEIIPGKIVTEIRQLFYREESDKDYTYSITTRVPECFGSRPRCLRLEQTYWLGPLHMNTEVVLRTSSSLKNNRTLYTDDNGYQMMKRTYRKFTDNTLARNYYPMVRAAYIEDDLSRLVFVSDRAHGVSSQANGQLEVMLHRRLWNNLPWSLGYNLTLNDSSVVRPTLWMMLGSISATSRLYQREAIELQHRPVIMPIDQPQRPWQEKEPRGSSPVRLVVLPPNLHLLSLSIPGWNYSSDHDVHLSHINSGKDLHSEPDYDRVLLRIMHLFEEGEDPELSKPVTINLKDVLRGIGEVKELEERSLTGTWNITSLQRWKWKTADNLKTNDKRCRSGRDEAFTVTISPKEIRTFFVHFASRNF encoded by the exons ATGAGATTTTTAgcagtttttgtgttttttctctgctgctgttactCAGCAGGAGAAAACAAGCCAATCCAAACATTTGTAATTCCCCACAGTCACATGGATGTTGGCTGGGTGTACACTATTCAG GAGAGTATGCATGCTTATGCAGCCAATGTGTACACCAGTGTGACTGAGGAGCTGTCAAAGGATGAAGACCGCAGGTTCATCGCTGTGGAGCAGGAGTTCTTTCGACTGTGGTGGGATACCGTGGCCACAGACTCCCATAAGAAACAA GTACGACAGCTTGTGAAAGAGGGTCGACTTGAGTTCGTCCTCGGGGGCCAAGTGATGCACGACGAGGCTGTGACCGATCTAGACGACGAGATACTACAAATGTCAG AGGGACACGGTTTCCTCTACGAGACGTTCGGGGTGCGTCCTCAGTTTTCCTGGCACGTGGATCCATTTGGAGCCTCGGCGACCACGCCAGTGCTCTTTGCCCTGGCTGGGTTCAACGCCCACCTCATCTCCCGCATTGACTACGACCTCAAAGACACCATGCAGAAAAACAAG AAACTACAGTTTGTATGGAGAGGTTCTCCCTCTCTGAAAGAGAAGCAGCAGATCTTCACTCACACTATGGACCAGTTTAGCTATTGCACCCCATCCCACCTGCCATTCTCCAACAG CTCTGGTTTCTATTGGAACGGGGTTGCCTTATTCCCCGATCCCCCTAAAAACGGAGTTTACCCCAACATGAGCCTGCCCGTCACCAAGGAGACCGTACATGCCTACGCCAAGACTATGGTGGAGAACATCAAGCAGAGGGCTGCATGGTTTAGGACGAACAATGTGCTCTGGCCATGG GGCTGCGACAAACAGTTCTACAACTCATCCGTGCAGTTCAACAACATGGATCCTCTAATGAAGTTCATCAACCAAAACAGCAAAGAGTTCGGGGTGACGGTCCAGTACGCCACTCTTAGTGAATACTTCCAAACCATCCACCAATCAAATCTGGTCTGGGATCTCCGTGGGAGTGAAGATTTCCTACCATATTCAACTG AACCGCACCAGGCGTGGACAGGGTTTTACGCCTCCAGGAATGTCCTGAAAGGAGTGGCGCGACAGGCCAGCTCCCAGCTGCACGCAGCGGAGACTCTTTTCACCCGGTATCGAATCAGCTTCCCTGACGGACCTGTAGCGAAAGACTGGGCCCTGGATAAACTGAAGGCGCTTCGCTGGGCTGTCTCAGAG GTTCAGCACCACGATGGTATCACTGGTACCGAGTCTCCCAAGGTGGCGGACATGTACCTGCAGCATCTCATGCAGGCCATGATGGGAGTGGAGGAGCTCCTGGCTGCGCTCTTCCTGCTGCCCCACAACCTCGACATACCCAGCATCCTCGGCAGCCGCTACCGCAGGAAAG GTGTTCATCAGGCTTTGGAGCAACATGTCATCGTTTACAACCCATTAGCGTGgaacaccaccaccatcatcaaccTCACTGTAACCTTCCCCACTGCAGCCGTGTTTGATGATGACGGACGACCTGTACCTGcacag ATCCAGAGGTCGGCACAGTCCAATGCGACCTACGATCTTTTCATCACGGTGGAACTCGGAGGCCTTCAGCACAGGAAATACCTGATTAAGTTCTCTGAGAAGCGATGCTCGGAGAGGTCCAAGTGTGGCTGGACGTACGAAGCTAAAGGGGTTTCGTTTGAGAGACGTAACGCCCGGGACTCACTGAAAACAGGGAGGAGGCTCCTGCCTGTTCTGAGCGAATGTTACAAGCTGATGTTTGACCAGGATACAAATCTACTGCACAGCATCACTCATCT TCAAGAAAAAAGGAGAGTGAGGATGACGCAGGATTTCTGGGAATACCACGCAAACGGAGACGTAAAAGCAGGACCCATCTCTGATAACTACATCTTCAGCGCTAACGGGTCAGCTGTGCGAGCCTACGAGGCCGTGGAGATGGAGATCATCCCCGGGAAGATTGTGACTGAGATCAGGCAGCTCTTCTACAG AGAGGAAAGTGATAAAGACTACACTTACTCCATCACCACCCGAGTCCCAGAATGCTTTGGAAGCAGACCGCGGTGTCTGAGGCTGGAGCAGACGTATTGGCTGGGCCCCCTCCATATGAACACAGAGGTCGTCCTCAGGACCAGCTCCTCCTTGAAGAACAACAGGACCCTGTACACAGATGACAACGGCTATCAGATGATGAAGAGGACATACAGGAAGTTCACTGATAACACTTTAGCTAGA AACTACTACCCCATGGTCCGGGCAGCCTACATCGAGGATGACCTCAGCAGACTGGTGTTCGTCAGCGACAGAGCTCACGGCGTGTCCAGCCAAGCCAATGGACAGCTAGAG GTTATGCTCCATCGCCGTCTTTGGAACAACCTACCCTGGAGCCTCGGCTACAACCTGACCCTCAACGACAGCTCGGTGGTGAGGCCCACACTGTGGATGATGCTGGGCTCCATCAGCGCCACCTCCAGGCTCTACCAGAGGGAGGCAATAGAGCTGCAGCACAGACCCGTCATCATGCCCATAGACCAACCTC AGAGGCCCTGGCAGGAGAAGGAACCCAGAGGAAGTTCTCCCGTGCGTTTGGTGGTCTTGCCGCCCAACCTCCACCTGCTCAGCCTCAGTATCCCCGGATGGAACTACAGCTCTGATCACGACGTTCACCTCAGCCACATAAACTCAG GTAAGGACTTGCACTCGGAGCCAGACTACGATCGAGTCCTGTTGAGAATCATGCATCTCTTCGAGGAGGGAGAAGACCCCGAGCTTTCAAAGCCAGTCACCATAAACTTGAAG GATGTTCTGCGGGGCATCGGGGAAGTAAAAGAGCTGGAGGAGCGTTCTCTCACAGGAACCTGGAATATCACCAGTCTGCAGAGGTGGAAGTGGAAAACTGCAGATAACTTAAAAACAA acGACAAAAGGTGTCGGAGTGGCAGAGATGAAGCTTTCACTGTGACCATCTCGCCCAAAGAGATCAGGACCTTCTTCGTTCATTTTGCCTCCAGGAACTTTTAG
- the smim20 gene encoding small integral membrane protein 20 translates to MSKNQRIALIFGGFVTAVAAAFYPIFFYPMTHNEEYRDVQKMNRAGVNQADIQPVGVKIWSDPFGPAGK, encoded by the exons atgtctaaaaatcaGAGAATAGCATTGATATTTGGAGGTTTTGTAACAGCAGTTGCAGCCGCGTTTTACCCCATATTCTTCTACCCAATGACGCATAATGAAGAGTACA GAGATGTCCAAAAGATGAACCGGGCAGGAGTCAATCAGGCAGATATTCAACCTGTTG GTGTGAAGATATGGTCTGATCCTTTCGGGCCTGCAGGAAAATGA
- the si:dkey-19b23.7 gene encoding uncharacterized protein si:dkey-19b23.7: MSGCSKREREQRRKLQHFLSDLALLGSLQGFKYFQPWLRGKEELLLTVVNEDLGWRSPGFVVSRASSYSSNSSSCNSSDISPSSSSPSLDSRSSSPLPGEPPGPREPPPSHTPHTKTQPQTVRAPSIEEHLLPASPSEREIAVPEVNCTLFLLAGYVKYGRPYAWIRSNHERLVNIGGTDSMVKDTPMKLKSIADWQTRGIRVWDVISELVCLCTVPSPSNPFALDMRYIKSLPLPDRFLVTGALLNFLEMYVVYGNRDELHYDKVVEEVKPLRRLHVQSLLELQQHRESSGSAAVSPTVQGSSGEE; encoded by the exons ATGAGCGGCTGCAGT AAACGGGagagggagcagaggaggaaactGCAGCACTTTCTAAGTGACCTGGCTTTACTTGGATCATTACAG GGCTTTAAATACTTCCAGCCTTGGCTCAGAGGgaaggaggagctgctgctgacgGTCGTTAATGAGGATCTG GGTTGGCGTTCCCCAGGTTTCGTGGTCTCCAGAGCCTCCTCCTACTcgtccaacagcagcagctgtaaCAGCAGCGATATCTCCCCCAGCAGCAGCTCCCCCAGCCTGGACAGCCGGAGCAGCTCCCCCCTGCCCGGGGAGCCTCCAGGCCCACGAGAGCCTCCTCCGTcgcacacaccacacaccaaGACGCAGCCACAGACTGTCAG GGCCCCCAGCATCGAGGAGCATCTCCTCCCAGCCTCTCCCAGTGAACGAGAGATAGCAGTGCCT GAGGTGAACTGCACTCTGTTTTTATTGGCCGGCTACGTCAAGTACGGACGGCCCTACGCCTGGATACGCTCCAATCACGAGCGCCTGGTAAACATCGGAGGCACCGATTCGATGGTCAAGGACACGCCCATGAAACTCAAGTCCATCGCGGACTGGCAGACGCGAG GTATTCGTGTGTGGGACGTCATCAGTGAGCTGGTGTGTCTGTGCACCGTGCCCTCTCCATCTAACCCCTTCGCCCTGGACATGCGCTACATCAAAAGCCTTCCCCTCCCCGACCGCTTCCTCGTCACCGGCGCTCTCTTAAACTTCCTGGAGATGTACGTGGTTTACGGAAACCGGGACGAGTTGCACTACGACAAAG TGGTCGAGGAGGTGAAGCCTCTGAGGCGTCTCCACGTCCAGTCCCTGCTGGAGTTACAGCAACACAGGGAGAGCTCCGGGTCGGCGGCAGTTAGTCCCACAGTGCAGGGGTCCTCTGGAGAGGAGTGA